The proteins below are encoded in one region of Archocentrus centrarchus isolate MPI-CPG fArcCen1 chromosome 13, fArcCen1, whole genome shotgun sequence:
- the nherf4a gene encoding Na(+)/H(+) exchange regulatory cofactor NHE-RF3, translating to MTSSTGCQAAMEFPHFTFNPREGIDNPALVLTDDPDPSTVPRLCQLKRAEGQSFGFHLRMDPNSQGFEITDLDPWSPAEYSGLREGDRVLEVNEEYVVNMDFYRVVRKIQFCGLHLFLLVLKREEFELALSTGVDLELVARATKGDYWSRPRLCHIRKHPEHDLGMTIIPVDGQKNHYMVKTATDGPAEKAGICNGDRLIWINGMTASTLRHSALTRTVNKSGDSVTVLVIDSDSESCYIRRKIPIIPLVAQSCNLPHTPKTMNLVKGSDGYGFLLRQEKLACIRQKVHVLREVDVGSPAEGAGMEDGDLLLAVNWEPVESMEHEDIVRKIRESGDKVSLIAISTPGRDFYRELGISPLLFYEECSHHCIKNWEEALLRKTTKYNQDRKEADSGFHSDCVPEQPGTETMQISERRHYIFL from the exons ATGACGTCCTCAACAG GCTGCCAGGCTGCAATGGAATTTCCACA TTTTACCTTTAATCCAAGGGAAGGGATTGATAACCCAGCTTTGGTCTTGACTGATGATCCTG ATCCAAGCACGGTGCCCAGATTGTGCCAGCTGAAGCGTGCTGAGGGCCAAAGCTTTGGCTTCCACCTGCGGATGGACCCGAACAGCCAGGGTTTTGAGATTACAGATCTGGATCCATGGAGTCCTGCAGAGTACAGCGGTCTCAGGGAAGGAGATCGAGTTCTGGAGGTGAATGAGGAATATGTGGTCAACATGGACTTCTACAGG GTTGTGAGGAAGATCCAGTTCTGTGGCTTACACCTATTTCTCCTGGTGCTGAAGAGGGAAGAGTTTGAATTG GCATTGTCTACGGGTGTGGACCTGGAGTTGGTAGCCAGAGCCACCAAAGGGGATTACTGGTCCAGACCCAGGCTGTGTCACATCAGAAAACACCCAGAGCATGACCTGGGGATGACTATCATCCCAGTGGATG GTCAAAAGAACCATTATATGGTGAAAACAGCAACTGACGGTCCAGCAGAGAAAGCAGGTATTTGCAATGGCGACAGACTGATCTGGATTAATGGCATGACGGCGTCCACTCTCAGACACTCAGCTCTCACCAGAACT GTGAACAAGAGTGGGGATTCAGTGACCGTGCTTGTTATTGATAGTGACAGTGAGTCATGCTATATCAGGAGAAAAATACCCATCATACCTTTGGTGGCACAAAGCTGCAACCTCCCCCACACTCCTAAGACCATGAATCTGGTGAAGGGAAGCGATGGATATGGTTTCCTGCTAAGACAAGAGAAGCTGGCATGCATACGACAGAAAG TTCATGTGCTGAGGGAGGTGGATGTGGGGAGTCCAGCTGAGGGTGCAGGAATGGAGGATGGAGACCTGCTGTTAGCTGTCAATTGGGAACCTGTGGAGTCCATGGAACATGAAGATATTGTTAGAAAGATTAGAGAAAGTGGTGATAAAGTCTCACTTATAGCTATATCTACTCCAGGAAGAGACTTTTACAGAGAG tTAGGCATTTCTCCTCTGTTGTTCTATGAAGAATGTTCTCACCACTGCATTAAGAACTGGGAGGAAGCTCTTCTAAGAAAAACCACAAAGTATAATCAGGACAGAAAGGAGGCTGACTCTGGTTTCCACTCAGACTGTGTCCCAGAACAGCCAGGAACTGAAACCATGCAG atttcaGAAAGAAGACATTATATTTTCCTGTGA